Proteins from a single region of Bos javanicus breed banteng chromosome 7, ARS-OSU_banteng_1.0, whole genome shotgun sequence:
- the ARRDC2 gene encoding arrestin domain-containing protein 2 isoform X2: MRPGGVRSFALELARGPGDAYRGGERLCGRVLLEVAAPLRVLALEVAARGGAVTHWLEGRSVGVNAVSSDYAAAETYLRRRQLLLRGTGETTTLPPGRHEFPFSFQLPPTLVTSFEGKHGSVRYCIKATLHRPWVPARRTRKVFTVIEPVDINTPALLAPQAGAREKIARSWYSNRGLVSLSAKIDRKGYTPGEVIPVFAEIDNGSTRPVLPRAAVVQTQTFMARGARKQKRAVVASLSGEPVGPGRRALWQGRALRIPPVGPSILHCRVLHVDYALKVCVDIPGSSKLLLELPLVIGTIPLHPFGSRSSSVGSHASFLMDWGLGILPERPEAPPEYSEVVPDEEVAAMEQSLLPLLQDSDMSMEGPFFAYIQEFRYRPPPLYSEEDPNPPSEARRPRCMTC, from the exons ATGCGCCCGGGGGGCGTGCGCAGCTTCGCGCTGGAGCTGGCGCGGGGCCCGGGCGACGCGTACCGCGGCGGGGAGCGCCTGTGCGGCCGGGTGCTGCTGGAGGTGGCGGCGCCGCTGCGGGTGCTAGCGCTCGAGGTGGCGGCGCGCGGCGGGGCGGTCACGCACTGGCTCGAGGGCCGAAGCGTGGGTGTCAACGCCGTCTCCAGCGACTACGCGGCCGCCGAGACGTACCTGCGACGGCGGCAGCTGCTGCTCCGAG GCACTGGAGAGACCACAACGCTGCCTCCTGGGCGTCATGAATTCCCATTCAGCTTCCAGCTGCCACC GACGCTAGTGACTTCCTTTGAAGGCAAACACGGCAGTGTCAGATACTGCATCAAAGCCACCCTCCACCGGCCCTGGGTCCCTGCCCGTCGGACAAGGAAGGTGTTTACTGTTATTGAGCCTGTGGATATCAACACACCGGCTCTGCTG GCCCCTCAAGCTGGAGCTCGGGAAAAGATCGCCCGATCCTGGTACAGTAACCGTGGCCTTGTCTCCCTCTCAGCCAAGATCGACCGCAAGGGCTACACACCAG GTGAAGTGATCCCTGTCTTCGCTGAGATCGACAACGGCTCCACGCGCCCCGTGCTGCCTCGGGCAGCCGTGGTCCAGACCCAGACCTTCATGGCGCGAGGTGCCCGAAAACAGAAGCGAGCCGTGGTGGCTAGCCTCTcaggggagcctgtgggcccCGGGCGGCGGGCGCTGTGGCAGGGCCGGGCTCTGCGGATCCCTCCCGTGGGTCCTTCTATCCTGCACTGTCGTGTGCTGCACGTGGACTATGCCCTCAAG GTCTGCGTGGACATCCCGGGCTCATCCAAGCTGCTCTTGGAGCTCCCACTGGTCATCGGCACCATCCCTCTGCACCCTTTCGGCAGCCGCTCATCCAGTGTGGGCAGCCATGCCAGCTTCCTGATGGACTGGGGGCTGGGGATCCTGCCAGAGCGGCCTGAAG CCCCTCCCGAGTACTCCGAGGTGGTGCCTGACGAGGAGGTGGCAGCCATGGAGCAGAGCCTCTTGCCACTACTACAGGACTCTGACATGAGCATGGAAGGCCCCTTCTTTGCCTACATCCAGGAGTTCCGCTACCGCCCACCGCCCCTGTACTCCGAG GAGGATCCAAACCCACCATCGGAGGCCCGGAGGCCACGCTGCATGACCTGCTGA
- the ARRDC2 gene encoding arrestin domain-containing protein 2 isoform X1 → MLFDKVKAFVVLLDGASAGSEPVFSGGQAVAGRVLLELAGPARVSSLKLRARGRAHVHWTESRSAGSSTAYTQSYSERVEVVSHRATLLAPGTGETTTLPPGRHEFPFSFQLPPTLVTSFEGKHGSVRYCIKATLHRPWVPARRTRKVFTVIEPVDINTPALLAPQAGAREKIARSWYSNRGLVSLSAKIDRKGYTPGEVIPVFAEIDNGSTRPVLPRAAVVQTQTFMARGARKQKRAVVASLSGEPVGPGRRALWQGRALRIPPVGPSILHCRVLHVDYALKVCVDIPGSSKLLLELPLVIGTIPLHPFGSRSSSVGSHASFLMDWGLGILPERPEAPPEYSEVVPDEEVAAMEQSLLPLLQDSDMSMEGPFFAYIQEFRYRPPPLYSEEDPNPPSEARRPRCMTC, encoded by the exons ATGCTGTTCGACAAGGTGAAGGCATTCGTAGTGCTGCTGGATGGTGCTAGCGCGGGCTCTGAGCCCGTGTTCAGCGGCGGCCAGGCGGTGGCCGGCCGAGTGCTTCTGGAGCTAGCGGGCCCGGCGCGAGTGAGCTCCTTGAAGCTGCGCGCGCGGGGTCGCGCCCATGTGCACTGGACCGAGTCTCGCAGCGCGGGCTCGAGCACGGCGTATACGCAGAGCTACAGCGAGCGCGTGGAGGTTGTGAGCCACCGTGCCACGCTACTCGCGCCAG GCACTGGAGAGACCACAACGCTGCCTCCTGGGCGTCATGAATTCCCATTCAGCTTCCAGCTGCCACC GACGCTAGTGACTTCCTTTGAAGGCAAACACGGCAGTGTCAGATACTGCATCAAAGCCACCCTCCACCGGCCCTGGGTCCCTGCCCGTCGGACAAGGAAGGTGTTTACTGTTATTGAGCCTGTGGATATCAACACACCGGCTCTGCTG GCCCCTCAAGCTGGAGCTCGGGAAAAGATCGCCCGATCCTGGTACAGTAACCGTGGCCTTGTCTCCCTCTCAGCCAAGATCGACCGCAAGGGCTACACACCAG GTGAAGTGATCCCTGTCTTCGCTGAGATCGACAACGGCTCCACGCGCCCCGTGCTGCCTCGGGCAGCCGTGGTCCAGACCCAGACCTTCATGGCGCGAGGTGCCCGAAAACAGAAGCGAGCCGTGGTGGCTAGCCTCTcaggggagcctgtgggcccCGGGCGGCGGGCGCTGTGGCAGGGCCGGGCTCTGCGGATCCCTCCCGTGGGTCCTTCTATCCTGCACTGTCGTGTGCTGCACGTGGACTATGCCCTCAAG GTCTGCGTGGACATCCCGGGCTCATCCAAGCTGCTCTTGGAGCTCCCACTGGTCATCGGCACCATCCCTCTGCACCCTTTCGGCAGCCGCTCATCCAGTGTGGGCAGCCATGCCAGCTTCCTGATGGACTGGGGGCTGGGGATCCTGCCAGAGCGGCCTGAAG CCCCTCCCGAGTACTCCGAGGTGGTGCCTGACGAGGAGGTGGCAGCCATGGAGCAGAGCCTCTTGCCACTACTACAGGACTCTGACATGAGCATGGAAGGCCCCTTCTTTGCCTACATCCAGGAGTTCCGCTACCGCCCACCGCCCCTGTACTCCGAG GAGGATCCAAACCCACCATCGGAGGCCCGGAGGCCACGCTGCATGACCTGCTGA